DNA from Clarias gariepinus isolate MV-2021 ecotype Netherlands chromosome 8, CGAR_prim_01v2, whole genome shotgun sequence:
TTAGTTTAATGTTCTGGTTCATCAGATTTAACTCCACACTTGATCGCCAGACACTGTTCATTCCCTGTGTTGAGCTGAATCACGCTACTCACTCACCAGCACAGCCAGGGTTTCCATGATCCAGTCCACAAATTCACTTAGCTAATTGATTTCAGCAGTGTCACgttactgtccatcatgtgagTGAATGTCTCGGCTACTCGGAGTGTCTTGAACAGCCTGGGCATCTTTATGACTGTACACGATCTAAGAGAATCAACAGCATGCTCAACTTTTACACTTTGATCACGCTTACCTTTCTTCACAAGATGAAGTCTGTGATCCTACAACCAGCTCACTGCAAACCAATCTAAAAAGAAACTTACTTCCATCTATCTGCATTGAACAGGAACCTTTGAGACACATAAATGGCTGAACAACTGTTGGTTACATCACCAGTAAAAATTACATCGGtaagttttttaaatctgcttttttttttattgcacacaCAGGTATAGAGGTATAGAACACAGGTGTAAAAAGTTCAAAgtactaaataatatattttctcatattttcacatatatgtgtcacatattaatgtgttaattaattattaacacattaatatgACATACTGTTTTCACAACATTAATTAAAgtcatatatcatatataaatacagtatatttatcttttctctctgtttatactgtactgtacatgtagaaaataaatgtactaTACCTTTTTACCTTccaaattttattaaactaCCTCAAGTCACCGCAGTGTCTaatctaaattatttattagcATGCTTAATGTTATCGTAAATACTGGTGTCAtcctttttgtcatttttcttttgcataaaCCCAACTGACACTGTtcacgtatttatttatttataaatttttaactcCAACCTGGGTTcactttaacaaaaatacacattgttattttcttttcttgcaaTACTTCTGGCcacaaatttgtattttttttttgtcatttttgaaTTCTTTTTATAGTACTGATGTCTTTATCAGTTAAAAATTCCATATGTGTGGCAAATATGGCAACGTTTTACAATATCTGTTTTATTGAACAATTCAGAAAAAAGCCAAGCCGAGGTTTGTGATACTTTAATTTCACTCAGTATTATATCAGTGACCAAAGCACTTCTTTAAGATCATAGAATGGCTAGTGGTTTTACTAATTAGTGTAGCttatagaaaaatattaaaagataaatgaatattaCTGGATATTACCTACAGTATAGTGCATCTAAATGTATTAATGTTATTTcgtttatgttgttgttgcattGACATTTAACATACATTGAACTGTAGTTGTTTACCAGTATGATGTTTGCTTTATGTTTGTATTTAATGTTGTATAATTTTATGCCTTATAACTCCATTACTCTTCTTTATCACAGCATGTAATAAGAATTTGTTTTGTCCTTCCTCTCCATGCTTACAGCACCTCACATTATCCCTGCTGGCTGTGGCTTTCCTCACCTCATTTGGTAGCTCTATGCTATATGGCTATAATCTAGCTGTGGTGAACTCTCCGGCAGGGGTAAGAGCTCAATAAGCATGTTTATCTACTGTATGGTTAAAATAACCAACATGCTTTCACTTTTGCTCTCTATGAATCTTCAGTATTACCAGTTATAAGTACTAAAGAAATAATGGTCAAAAATATTCAAGCTCATAagtaatttacttattttttcatattagtGATTCATGGCATACAAATCCCATGAAATCTCACTTTACTGAAAAATAAGTTcagaaaataatgtatttttagtAGATTCATTAATTTATCCCTTTTTATCTCTAATGAGCAAACTTGATGTGGTGGTGTCAAGGGAAAAGCTACCCGAAAtgacataaagaaaaaagattcagagaaaccagactcaaaagagaATCTATCCTCATCTGGATGATACTGGATTGTGTGACCATAAATAAATCACAGCGGCagcaataattaataatgatcacatttatttttaagcagaCCACATGTGGCCATCCTCAGCCGCAGTGAGTGGTCTCCAAGTGATAAAAACTTTAACCGGAAGTAGGGCACAAGGACTGATTAAGATCAAAGGGATCTCAGGAATGCTAAGTGTAGATTATTCAAACCCTTGTGGTCATTTTGgattaataatactaatatcAAATGGTCTTGTAAtgatgcatatatatatatatatatatatatatatatatatatatatatatatatatatatatatatatatatatatatatatatatatatattacaatcaCTATTGAGCCTAAAtttatataacaatattttggctatttattaaaaccattggatttttttttattcctgaaaTCCCCATTGATGGAACAgttgacattttaaatgttatttgaaTTATGCCCATTTAACAAAAGACCAATCAAACAGgtgaacaaatatataaattattattatagaattaTAATAAGTCAATAATTACAATTTTGTTAATGGTTGGTTGTGAGTTACATCACTGTaataagatatttaaaaaaggaaacttATTCTTGGTTATGCTTACTTAGACCCCTGTGAGTCTTTGGATTTGGAAGAACAATTTTTCTTCAGCAGGGTTTGGCAGTGTCCAGCACATTTTGCTGATTTTTCTGTTCAACTAATCTGTTAACTGCCTATTTTTAtgggtgtgtttaagtgttggtGCACTACAAACTGTGGTGGAGATAGGCCGCCATAACTGTATTTAAACACCCTGGGGTTTAAGGATCTTTTGAGTAGCCATTTGATTAAGATTAAGactcattaatatttttttgtgaccCTAAGAAGTTTCTATATCACACTTTGTAAGTAAATACTATGGTCTGCCTAAGTGCCAGCTAGCTGATTGCATAGGTAGACTCCCTACATGATGATCTGTCTTCAGCTTGGAATTTCAGGTCTCTTTTTACTGTTTCATTGAAGTTGAGGTCAATTTTTCAACTATTTACGAGTgtcctcttttttctcttttctataACTTTTCCAAGAATTGTGTATTTCTCCAGGGATTGGAGTGGAGTGATTTGGGAGTATGCCCAAAGTATACATTTAGTTGTTGTCATTGTCTTAGTTGTTCAtgacacttttaaacattttcttaaataCCATACTAAGATGgttttatattattgtataaaatattatcCTATATTGTTAATAATCAATCATAGATCATGAAAGGCAGAAGCTATCCACACCACAGTATTTTTGGTCACAATTTAGAGGCTAACTGCAATACCAGCTGTAATTAGTAGTCTTTGTACTAccaataatactaatactacagATTATTACTTATATTGATAactctttttgttttctgaacCATATTAacctaaaacattttactttaagGAAAATGTTTGTAATATATGGCAAAATGTTTTGCTTAATAAGCGTGACTTTTCAGTCAAAACACTGTATATTAAcacttttaaaggtttaaagtcAGTTcccaatgttttatatagatattgtatttatttaatgtatcaGTGATGATTCTATAATAAATCTTATACATCTCTAATAGTAAAATTTTAACCCGTAACCTCTAGGTGTTCATAAACCCATTTTCATGAAatgcaataataacaacagaaataataataataattattattattattattattattattattatgaattaatgtactgtaatgttgtCAATTGTAATATAAGGTCATACAATATATGTAagacattattttattagattgtaaaatgtaattgttggtatttatgtaaaaaatacacaaaaggtACATGTTACAAATATTCATTCGTAGTAAATTCTTAGTTCTTCAGTCTAATAGAGAGTTGTTCTCCTAATGATCAAATCATTTATAGTGGTCACATGAACACTAGGTCTGCTTAGGTTGTCATCTGAGTGGAAGATTTGTCAATGGATGAGTAATGTGGATGGAATGATAGATATCTGAAACTAGACCTTACTGAAACTCTCTGATTTTGGTCCGTGATTCTGTATCATGATTTTGTAACTTATTCCAAAAGCAGTTATTACTGTATTGGGGAATGTttgttgcatattttatttgtcGAAATGTATAACAGGCTTGATTCTCTGCTTAGTTgataaaaagatgtttttaagcAGCTTGTATAATTGTGATGTATAACATTAGTCATCTGAGgttttttgccattttgagCTGTGATGGTTGCCTCTAGCAGGTcttcatgtacagtaagtggGGACCTATTTGCCTTGCACCATTAGTCTGTTAATGATGAAATGATTCaaattttcctgtttttttttttctttcagcggTGGCTGTTACATTTCCAATGAAACTGGTTTTGTTTTATGCGTCTGATGTATGCACAGAATACATATTTTTCTAATTTAACTTGGCAAAAATCCTTTTTTGCTATTGAACATGAAATTGTGAGAATTGTTTAATGCTctcagaacagaacagaacagaacaaaaatTAATTCCTAAAAAGGTGATTAACAAAGACAAAATGACAAAGTCAAATGACTGTTTCGGATGTTCATATTAGTCAAAAATTACTAATAAACCATTGTACTGATGGGTCTGTTAAAAGGTAACTTAACAGTGCAGGCCAGAAACTGCTGTGACTCTACTGCTTAAAATAATTAGTAAAATACAGATTGGGGAAAAGATAACTGCACAGGAATCCAATTAGACTGTGACTCCAGAATACAGAGAGAGTAGGTGTGTGATGCAGAGATGTAGAGACACAAAAGAAAGTCTTAAGAATAACTGCATATAAGACAGAGGCTTGTGCTTCCTGTCATCTAAATTTGTCTAAATATTTCTTAAACAGGCACTTGATTTTGAGCAATTTGGCCTCTTGTGGCCTTTTAAGGTGTAAatcatctttatatttttaccCAAAATGTGAATTCCACACAAGTTGGCCACTTTGACTTTGTGACTCAAAATAGTAGTCTTACACAGgaatatggggaaaaaaatatatatatataataaaacatttaaataaaacatttaaataaataaataaataaatttgtatttgaataaaacatttaaataaaataaatcataataattatttatatataattattatgatttattttatttaaatgttttattcactaaaataaaacatttaaataaaataaatcataataattatatatatatatatatatatatatatatatatatatatatatataattattatgatttattttatttaaataaaataaatcataataattatatatatatatatatatatatatatatatatatatatatatatatatataattattatgatttattttatttaaatgttttattcactGGGTGCATCATtatgatatttttttcccttttctttctccTCTTTACACACACCCAGTACATTAAGAACTTTTATAATCGCACCGTTGTGAGTCGAAATGGGACGGGACTGAATGGGGAGCAGCTGACACTCATGTACTCACTCACTGTGTCTGTCTTCGCCATTGGAGGCCTGATCGGCTCCTTCATGGTGGGCATGCTCGTCACCAGATTTGGAAGGTGAGTCAATAGGAGACATTGCAACATCTGGTCCTGTCTGGCCACTCTGCCAGGTGTGGTACTGCTACTCCCCAGAGTTTGATGACCTCCAAGGTACACACTACCTCATCTGTCACCTCACATgaccctttttttgtttgtttacctctGTGGATGACCTTGGTCACACTTTAGAGGGGGAACAGTGTGTTTTGTGGCCGTAGgttaaaaagtttttacacTAACTTCACAGATGGATGCCGTGACAATAAAATGAGCCAGGGTATTGTGTTGACCCATCAGtttatattaatagtaatagGTTTTTGTAATGGAATGCATATTCAGCTATGCTTTAATCTGGGAATGAGACATAATCAGAATTCTTCAGCATGCCCACAGAAGCCCTCGCAAACTCCTCTGCTTGTCTCGTCTGCTCCAAGCATCTCACGGGAGCCATGAGATTAGACTGCagacatttaaatgcaaatgaaagGTGATGATTCACAACTCCATTTAATGCTCTAATCAATTGTGGCCCAGCAAAGTGTTTTATAGGACTAAGGCCATCATAACGCAGAGCATGGCACAGCTGGGTGTAAATCAGAGGGAAAAGTTTGCCACCTGATAGAACTAATCAAGAAGGCCAGCTATTTTATTCAGTGCTGCAGTCGTGGAACATCAATAACCTGGTTTTGATAGTCAAACTCCCTGGTGGTGGCTGTTGAGCATTACAGCCCTGCTTAATGAGCAGTGTTAAGAACAGGActcatgtctgtctgtccttgCAGGAAAGGGACTGTGGTCAACTCTACTGTTCTGGTCTTTATAGCAGCCTCCCTAATGGGCTTCAGCAGAATCTGCCATTCACCTGAAATGGTTATTTTCGGTCGCTTCGTCACCGGAATACATTCAGGTAACATGCTGTTGGAAGCTACACTTCTATGTTGTTTAGGCAATTTCACTAATTTTGTgatgtgccttttttttgtctcaggGATCTCTCTAAGTGTGGTGCCCATGTATCTGGGAGAAATTGCTCCTAAAAATCTGAGAGGCTTTCTAGGCCTCATGCCCAGCATATTTATCTGCATTGGGGTTTTCTCTGCTCAGCTCCTGGGCCTGCATGAACTCCTCGGAAAAGTAGGTATATATCAGAATGGCACTACTTTAACCTTACAGAGCAATATCTTCTTATTTCTATCTTAAAAATAGACACAGGTACACAGAGCTACATATTATTGTGTTACTTTTTGTCTAGGCTGAGGATAATAAATGATTGCTTCTTGGCCATTGCTTTAAATGACAGGAGGAACACTGGCCTCTGTTTCTCTCCCTGGTGGTTATCCCGACATTTGTCCAGCTGATGCTGTTGCCATGGTTTCCAGAAAGTCCTCGTTATTTGTTGATTGAAAAGCACAATATCCATGCCACCATCACAGGTGAGAGAACTGGCCTGAGAGGTAGTATTACACAGTGTTTAAAGCTTATGATTGATTTGTAATAAACGTAATATGTTTTATGATCTCTTCAAATTGTCTTGTCTTGATCTGTTATATGCTATCAAAAAAAGTGTGCTGATCTGATTTAAATAGTTCTACAGATTAGTGCAAATAAACTTTTTCATCGCCTACTGTGTTCTTCTGTAGCTCTGAAGTGGTACAGGGCCAGATGTAATATTCAGGCTGAGATTGAGGAAATGCAGGAGGAGCAGCGCTCCCTGTTCTCCATCGAGACTGTGTCTGTCTGGCAGCTGCTGCTGGACCCTACAGTCCGCTGGCAGATCCTTTCTGTGGTCATCATTAACATCGGGATGCAGCTGTCTGGTATAGATGCAGTAAGGCTGTGTTTACTTTTACATATGACtgtatgagtttttttttatagccagttaaaataataaactttaaaacctaaaaaaatatcaaggtttatatatatatatatatatatatatatatatatatatatatatatatatatatgaataaagcTGGTACCATGAGCTTTTCAAAGGGTttgatgtttaaaaagtattacTTGACTTTTCTGGGCTTGCAGAAGAACTCActagatttttttatgtatacaaCAAATAAATTCAGGAGCATTACCTTTGTGAATTATTTGGGTTAGCTGCAAATTAATTATTCAGATGATTAAGTGGACAGAGTTGGCAGAAAGCTCATACTTTACCCAACAGAGCTGAACAAATTAGAATCCTTATTTCAAGAGTCTGTTTATAGCATCTAATTTGTTCTGCCCTGCCAAGGCAATAAAGATAGGCTATTATTAAAGCAAATTACATAGAACAAAATCTGAATCGGAGGCGTAGTTTAGTTAAAGATAAAGTGGGTGTGATTTTGAAATCATGATATACTTACACTACAGTGGTGAATTGAGATTGCTAAATAATGTCCACAGAACTTATCTGACACTAGAATGCCAAGAAGACGTGTGTCCAAAATTAGACATCAATTGCCTGTAACACATCTATATTTTTTGTGAGGATTAGAGAAGCATAAAGATGTAGGATTTCACAGTTTGCAGTATAATTATGCATATTGTATCTTTAATACAATGACATAAAATTGCTAGAAGTTCGGAAAGGAAATAAGCGTGCTTTTTGACAATATTCTTGTAGGCCAGGcagtaaatgtgtgttaataatTTAGCAGAAAATTTTGGACAGATTCACCACATTACATTCATCTCCCCTGCCATTTATAACAGCTGCCATGGAAACCAAATATATAGGCTTCCTAGaagtaagaaaataaatgttgcttaTAAAACATGTTGAGCTTGAACACAGCAAATGAGTATTTATATGTGTTAACAACCTAATTCCTTTTTAACATATAAGGCCTTAAACCATATTTTTCCCCTCCATCTGTTTTGGTTTTCTGCACTTAGAGGTTTGATGGCACTAATGGTCTCCACCATAATCCACCTTAATCAATAGACGCAAGATGACAAAAGTGATCTCTGAGATCAAGTTCTAGAGTGTTTCAGCTATGCAACTTGACTATAAAAACACTGGCATTGATAGAATCTGGCTAAAATATGTTTAGAATATGTTAATATTGCTGATTCGAAGCTTGTTTGCTTTTAAATGGACAGATGTGTTTTTATGTCAAGTCTCTTTTAAAGAGGATAAAAAGAAAGAGTTGAGGTGATGAGATTATAGTTTGCAGtttgcgtgcatgtgtgtgtgtgtgtgtgtgtgtgtatgtgtgtgtagggtaAATGGGGTTGACAGGTGGTGTGTCTTGGCTGAGTTGAGCCAAAGCAGCAGGAGAGTGGCTGACCGTGTGTGTCCTCTGCACTCCCAGTAGCTCTAAAACcgtctgtgtttcctctgatTACCCCCCTGTCTAAAGTCACGCACACCCCTCCAGCGCCAAAATTGAATCTGAAGTGTTGTACACCATAACTGTGCAGCTATGATACACCACCTGTTCAAGCCAAAATCAGCATTTCCTCATTTTCATTCTTTCCCACCATGTTTCAACAACCACTCTTGATTTTCAATTGCACCAAAGATCTGGTTCTACACCAATGACATTTTCGAGAATGCTGGGATACCAGCGGCTGAGATCCCATACACCACTGTTGGAACAGGTGCCATAGAGATCATCGCAGGTCTCTTAGgggtaagtatttttttttttaatagagtaATATGGCTAGTGAAGATTGAAATGAACTAACTGGAGTGTGTGCTAAGGTTATGCACAAGCAAATCTTAAGCCTAATAGCATCTTTTTAAGTAAAGGGTCTCATTTGGAGGGaatgaaaatatatttgttGTGTGATTTTATAAAAGAATAACAGGCAGATTATAACAAGAATGATTTACTTTACTGCACTTTAAAGCTACACCAGGTCAACCCActgatgaataaaatatattggAGTTCCGCGATAGCATCATCAATCAGGTCAAGCCTATGCAGTTTTACCCTGCTCAACCTGTTAAGAAATCAAGCCCCTGAGTTCTCCCTCTGGAGCCTCGCTGCCCCTCCGTCATTTCCTTCCGCTTCGCTTTTCTTTTCTGTCCATCTTCTGCTGTTcacttttccttgttttttttcctctccttctTTTACACTCGTAGAAAACACTGTATGAGATGAAAGGAAAACATTAGAGAGATGGATGAGTCTTGTTCCCACTGGCTTCTTCTCTGGGTCACATCTCAGAGCTGTAATGGAGGCTAGACGCAGTCTCCGTCTCCCAGGCGTATCGCTTAGCCAGGATTTAGTGATGCACCATCAGCGACTGGAGGAGGCGAGGCGCGCTGTTAGTCAGGAGAACTCATTGCTGTCAGTGTCAATTGGTCCTCACTTGGGAGGCCAATGGCACACAGGAGGAAGGCCGGAGATTGGTTATAAAATTACAACTATTCATTCTGCTGTCAGCTGCTCTCCACACCCTCCTTTAAGTCAGCGTACTGTTTTGGCTCTAATCTTTTCCTTATTGTCTTGGAGTCTCAATCTTTCCGAGTTATGGAATGGAATAAAGCACCAATCACAAATTTCCAAATAGTGCCTCAGCTTTGAGTTTACTAACACAGACAACAGTGAAAATGTATCAAATCATGGCGGTTTTATAGCACTGTTTGTATTCCAGATCATTTATTTtgcaatattaataaaatattaataaagtatTGATTCATTCCTATGTTGCACTAGTGTTTCACAATTGAGCGGCTTGGAAGAAGGCCACTGATAATAGGAGGTTTTGGGGTCATGGGCCTCTGTTGTGCTGGGATAACATTTTCTCTTGTACTACAGGTAAGCATTTTTAGGACTCAGTTCTCTGTGCATATTagatttattatgttaaaactttaaacataGTTTATTTGACATGTGCACCAGAGTATTCCAAATGCATAACTATaatctactgtatgtgattCCTGTCCTCCTCACTTAGACCTATGTGCATTTCATGAAGTATGTGAGTGTGGGCTGCGTGGTTGGCATCATTGCTGGGTTCTGTATAGGACCAGGTGGGTTATGttgcattaatattttttaacattttcaatAGCTTTCCATGTAAACCATATTCTTATCATGTGAAACGGTGTTGCTTCACCACATATAAAGAGATATGGTCTCTAGAGTGTGGTTCAGTCTAAATCAACAGATGGTCCTTCTTTGACCCCTGGGTTCCTGTGACATCTGGAACTAGGGAAATAGCGACACCTGGAGGCAGGAAAGCTAAATTAACTTGAATGTCTCTTCATTCTCATTTATAGCATGGCAAGATAAatagcttttaaaaataaacagtaatttatttgcttgtgtgcatttaaaaaaaatagattagtTCTTCTAATGATGAGCCATTAGTTTGATGGTATTTGAGCTTAGTCATTGATATACATTATCCTTCCAGttacgcattcataatcataagTAATAACATACTAACATATAGCCTGCATGTCAACACATATTTTATTGCTACCATGTATTATTTACTGCAGCTTATCACTAAATATATCTAAACTAAGCTGTATGGCTTTATCAAGTAACCTGAATGTAAAAGAGAAAGGTGTTCattgtattattaaattaatgcatTGGTTATTCACTAGTGTATCAATTTTATGTATATAGTTTATGCATGCCACAAGAGTAGAGTAGTGTAGAGGAGCATGGCTGAAATGATGAATGAGACTGCAAGTGCTTTACTCTGTTGATGTATGATTCAACCCCACTCCAAAATCTATAATTCATTCTCAGGCCGCAGCCTCAATCGCTGTAATTACGTCTTTAATTAGGATTTTTTATGGCTCATTGTTCATAAACAATGATGAATATGGCTTTTTAAGCCAAAATCCTGCATGAACAATGAATTACAAGCAGAGTTCCATATCAATTTAACTGCAGCATGCTTTCTACTGCAATTATCATGCACAAATAATGAAGTCGCAGCTTGGCTTGTTCCTGAATTCATTAGACTTGAAATAACACCTTGCGCCTGTTTATTTTTCACTGGTAACCAAAAGGGATTAGAAGTTAAGCACTGGAACAATAATGAGCACCTCGTAAAGCTACTTTATTGTCTTCTTCCCTTCATGAACTGTTGCATTATGGAAAAGCACTGGACTTGTGCTTTAAAGTATATAATGTACATGAATGTAtctacatttatacagtatatatgtctgggtatatgtgtt
Protein-coding regions in this window:
- the slc2a15a gene encoding solute carrier family 2 member 15a, whose amino-acid sequence is MAEQLLVTSPVKITSHLTLSLLAVAFLTSFGSSMLYGYNLAVVNSPAGYIKNFYNRTVVSRNGTGLNGEQLTLMYSLTVSVFAIGGLIGSFMVGMLVTRFGRKGTVVNSTVLVFIAASLMGFSRICHSPEMVIFGRFVTGIHSGISLSVVPMYLGEIAPKNLRGFLGLMPSIFICIGVFSAQLLGLHELLGKEEHWPLFLSLVVIPTFVQLMLLPWFPESPRYLLIEKHNIHATITALKWYRARCNIQAEIEEMQEEQRSLFSIETVSVWQLLLDPTVRWQILSVVIINIGMQLSGIDAIWFYTNDIFENAGIPAAEIPYTTVGTGAIEIIAGLLGCFTIERLGRRPLIIGGFGVMGLCCAGITFSLVLQTYVHFMKYVSVGCVVGIIAGFCIGPAGVPFLITAELFKQSHRPAAYTVGGSLNWMSNFTVGFIFPFLQMLAGSYCYLVFSSVCLVVAVYVFFVIPETKNKTFMEISQMFATKEAVVESQALTQPDQLKLKKMNGYGTLENGSFEFDSSSSGP